One window of the Sciurus carolinensis chromosome 8, mSciCar1.2, whole genome shotgun sequence genome contains the following:
- the Steap2 gene encoding metalloreductase STEAP2 produces MESISMMGSPKSLSETFLPNGINGIKDARKVTVGVIGSGDFAKSLTIRLIRCGYHVVIGSRNPKFASEFFPHVVDVTHHEDALTKTNIIFIAIHREHYTSLWDLRHLLVGKILIDVSNNMRINQYPESNAEYLASLFPDSLIVKGFNVVSAWALQLGPKDASRQVYICSNNIQARQQVIELARQLNFIPVDLGSLSSAREIENLPLQLFTLWRGPVVVAISLSTFFFLYSFVRDVIHPYARNQQSDFYKIPIEIVNKTLPIVAITLLSLVYLAGLLAAAYQLYYGTKYRRFPPWLETWLQCRKQLGLLSYFFTVVHVAYSLCLPMRRSERYLFLNMAYQQVHANIENSWNEEEVWRIEMYISFGIMSLGLLSLLAVTSIPSVSNALNWREFSFIQSTLGYVALLISTFHVLIYGWKRAFEEEYYRFYTPPNFVLALVLPSIVILGKIVLFLPCINRKLKRIKKGWEKSQFLEEGIGGTIPHLSPERVTVM; encoded by the exons ATGGAATCAATCTCTATGATGGGAAGCCCTAAGAGCCTTAGCGAAACATTTTTGCCTAATGGCATAAATGGTATCAAAGATGCAAGGAAGGTCACTGTGGGTGTAATTGGAAGTGGGGATTTTGCCAAATCCCTGACCATTCGGCTTATTAGATGTGGCTATCATGTGGTCATAGGAAGTAGAAATCCTAAATTTGCATCTGAATTTTTTCCTCACGTGGTAGATGTCACCCATCATGAAGATGCtctaacaaaaacaaatataatattcATTGCTATACATAGAGAACATTACACCTCCCTATGGGACTTGAGGCATCTGCTTGTGGGTAAAATCTTGATTGATGTGAGCAATAACATGAGGATAAACCAATACCCAGAATCCAATGCTGAATATTTGGCTTCATTATTCCCGGATTCCTTGATTGTCAAAGGATTTAATGTTGTCTCAGCTTGGGCACTTCAATTAGGACCTAAGGATGCCAGCCGTCAG gTTTACATATGCAGCAACAATATTCAAGCTCGACAACAGGTTATTGAACTTGCCCGCCAGTTGAATTTCATTCCTGTTGACTTGGGATCATTATCATCAGCCAGGGAGATTGAAAATTTACCCCTGCAACTGTTTACTCTTTGGAGGGGACCAGTGGTGGTAGCCATAAGCTTgtccacatttttctttctttattcctttgtcAGAGATGTGATACATCCATATGCAAGAAACCAGCAGAGTGACTTTTACAAGATTCCTATTGAGATTGTGAATAAAACTTTGCCTATAGTTGCCATTACTTTGTTGTCCCTGGTATACCTAGCAGGTCTCCTGGCAGCTGCTTATCAGCTTTATTATGGCACCAAGTATAGGAGATTTCCACCTTGGTTGGAAACCTGGTTACAGTGCAGAAAACAACTCGGATTACTAAGTTATTTCTTCACTGTTGTCCATGTTGCTTACAGCCTCTGCTTGCCAATGAGACGGTCAGAAAGATACTTGTTTCTCAACATGGCTTATCAGCAG GTTCATGCAAATATTGAAAACTCTTGGAATGAGGAAGAGGTTTGGAGAATTGAAATGTATATCTCCTTTGGCATAATGAGTCTTGGCTTACTTTCCCTCCTGGCTGTGACTTCTATTCCTTCTGTGAGCAATGCTTTAAATTGGAGGGAATTCAGTTTTATTCAG TCTACACTTGGATATGTTGCTCTGCTCATAAGTACTTTCCATGTTTTAATTTATGGATGGAAACGAGCTTTTGAAGAAGAATACTACAGGTTTTACACACCACCAAATTTTGTTCTTGCTCTTGTTTTGCCCTCAATTGTAATTCTGGGTAAAATTGTCTTATTTCTTCCATGTATAAACCGAAagctaaaaagaattaaaaagggctgggaaaagaGCCAATTTCTAGAAGAAGGCATTGGAGGAACAATTCCTCATCTTTCCCCAGAGAGGGTCACAGTAATGTGA